In Dermacentor silvarum isolate Dsil-2018 chromosome 2, BIME_Dsil_1.4, whole genome shotgun sequence, the following proteins share a genomic window:
- the LOC119440378 gene encoding uncharacterized protein LOC119440378, producing MLTSTVVRLASIFIHALLAAGTDTYDSACNANPLTTFDLTKMMNCGLNADAYAIWMPPTECPYCQRDSIDRSPKGEFTCYATNSNAGCIMTPYTYAPVNGKHYLERDIGNGKKARSLILDTDNCKYLVQVECYPDGSVWRYVTYKASWTQSEIDAFKKKVQKTSSLSFLRCLTFKCSEGKP from the exons ATGCTTACCAGCACTGTCGTTCGCCTTGCGTCAATATTCATCCATGCATTACTCGCGGCTGGCACGGACACATACGACAGCGCCTGCAATGCAAACCCGCTAACGACATTCGACCTGACGAAG ATGATGAACTGTGGTCTGAACGCCGATGCGTACGCGATTTGGATGCCGCCAACTGAGTGCCCTTATTGTCAACGCGACAGCATCGACAGATCGCCAAAAGGCGAGTTTACATGCTACGCAACAAACTCGAACGCCGGCTGCATCATGACACC cTACACTTACGCTCCAGTCAATGGTAAACACTACCTCGAGAGGGACATTGGAAATGGAA AGAAAGCCAGATCTCTTATCCTGGACACTGACAACTGCAAGTACCTGGTTCAGGTCGAGTGTTACCCAGATGGATCAG TGTGGCGGTACGTTACTTACAAGGCCTCGTGGACGCAATCTGAGATCGATGCCTTCAAGAAAAAGGTTCAGAAAACATCATCCTTGTCCTTTCTGAGATGCTTGACCTTCAAGTGCTCCGAGGGCAAACCGTGA
- the LOC119440379 gene encoding uncharacterized protein LOC119440379, whose protein sequence is MMNCGLNADAYAIWMPPTECPYCQRDSIDRSPKGEFTCYAKNSNAGCIMTPYTYAPVNGKHYLERDIGNGKKSRSLILDTDNCNYLVQVECYPDGSETLSQLYAAEHHLLGFFTSRKVGKWQRECGHYFYTYCDSIRQEWYHKPSAHGCVATASDSVHVCNRGVNRFVNLESCFASCVHGDRKPDQCFERSLFTGCDREDVVETWWFFDGLRCLRWNFPLGNCPSEQSRVFHTHEQCALECMPDWEAKRPRNNVTGSAAVQPSRRRCEAPVAATCSPRQLRYPYFADMHAEGSARCVRASAGNLLTRRCLVGSNRFASLSTCSRFCATRRPAT, encoded by the exons ATGATGAACTGTGGTCTGAACGCCGATGCGTACGCGATTTGGATGCCGCCAACTGAGTGCCCTTACTGTCAACGCGACAGCATCGACAGATCGCCAAAAGGCGAGTTTACATGCTACGCAAAAAACTCGAACGCCGGCTGCATCATGACACC TTACACTTACGCTCCAGTCAATGGTAAACACTACCTCGAGAGGGACATTGGAAATGGAA AGAAATCCAGATCTCTTATCTTGGACACTGACAACTGCAACTACCTGGTTCAGGTCGAGTGCTACCCAGATGGATCAG AAACCTTGTCGCAGCTGTACGCTGCTGAACACCACCTTCTCGGCTTTTTTACGTCGAGGAAAGTTGGGAAA TGGCAGCGCGAATGCGGCCACTACTTCTACACGTACTGCGACAGCATACGCCAGGAGTGGTACCACAAGCCTTCGGCGCACGGCTGCGTGGCCACCGCGAGCGACAGCGTGCACGTGTGCAACCGGGGAGTGAACCGGTTCGTCAACCTGGAGTCTTGCTTCGCCAGCTGCGTGCACGGTGACCGCAAGCCGGACCAATGCTTCGAGAGGTCCCTCTTCACCGGGTGTGACAG GGAGGACGTGGTGGAGACCTGGTGGTTCTTCGACGGCCTCCGCTGCCTCCGCTGGAACTTCCCGCTGGGCAACTGCCCCTCGGAGCAGAGCCGCGTGTTCCATACGCACGAGCAATGCGCACTGGAGTGCATGCCGGACTGGGAAGCGAAGCGGCCTCGCAACAACGTCACCGGCAGCGCGGCCGTGCAGCCGAGTCGTCGTCGCTGCGAGGCCCCCGTCGCAGCGACGTGCAGTCCGAGGCAGCTAAG GTACCCTTACTTCGCGGACATGCACGCCGAAGGCAGTGCCCGCTGCGTCAGGGCTTCGGCGGGGAATCTGCTGACCCGCCGGTGCTTGGTCGGCTCGAACCGGTTCGCATCGCTGTCTACCTGCAGCCGGTTCTGCGCTACTCGGCGGCCGGCGACATGA